A genomic segment from Blastococcus sp. PRF04-17 encodes:
- a CDS encoding OsmC family peroxiredoxin, with protein MTTRSARTAWTGTLQEGSGRTELASSGLGTFDVSWPKRTSESADGSTSPEELIAAAHASCFAMAFSGGIAKAGGTPQSLDVTADVGFGPDSERGGFMITGIKLTVRGRVDGMDAAAFEKAAQEAKAGCPVSKALAAVDISLDAALES; from the coding sequence GTGACCACACGTTCTGCCCGCACCGCCTGGACCGGCACCCTGCAGGAAGGGTCCGGTCGCACCGAACTGGCCAGCTCCGGCCTGGGCACCTTCGACGTCTCCTGGCCCAAGCGGACGTCGGAGTCCGCCGACGGGAGCACCAGCCCGGAGGAGCTGATCGCGGCCGCCCACGCGTCCTGTTTCGCGATGGCCTTCTCCGGCGGGATCGCGAAGGCCGGCGGCACCCCGCAGAGCCTCGACGTCACCGCCGATGTGGGCTTCGGACCCGACAGCGAGCGTGGCGGCTTCATGATCACCGGCATCAAGCTCACCGTGCGCGGCCGGGTCGACGGCATGGACGCCGCTGCGTTCGAGAAGGCCGCCCAGGAGGCGAAGGCCGGTTGCCCCGTCAGCAAGGCACTGGCCGCGGTCGACATCAGCCTGGATGCCGCGCTGGAGTCCTGA
- a CDS encoding MarR family winged helix-turn-helix transcriptional regulator, producing MTTLPAPSVALDDQLCFALYAASRAVTARYRPMLDKLGLTYPQYLVMMLLWETDNQTVGQLGSRLALDSGTLSPLLKRLTAAGLVSRHRRVEDERSVSIALTDAGRALQDKAMAISEEMIGAIGFDTGEFDELMQRLRLLTDRVNRGEAVC from the coding sequence ATGACGACCCTGCCGGCGCCGAGCGTGGCGCTCGACGACCAGCTCTGCTTCGCGCTGTATGCCGCGTCGAGGGCGGTGACGGCGCGTTATCGGCCGATGCTCGACAAGCTGGGGCTGACCTATCCGCAGTACCTGGTGATGATGCTGCTCTGGGAGACCGACAACCAGACCGTCGGGCAGCTCGGCTCCCGGCTCGCACTCGACAGCGGGACGCTCTCCCCGCTCCTCAAGCGGCTCACCGCCGCAGGGCTGGTCAGCCGGCACCGGCGGGTCGAGGACGAGCGCTCGGTGTCCATCGCGCTGACCGACGCCGGACGGGCACTGCAGGACAAGGCCATGGCCATCTCCGAGGAGATGATCGGCGCCATCGGGTTCGACACCGGCGAGTTCGACGAGCTCATGCAGCGGCTGCGCCTGCTGACCGACCGGGTGAACCGCGGCGAAGCGGTTTGCTGA
- a CDS encoding ABC transporter ATP-binding protein gives MTAATPAPAIDLRDVTRSFPGPPEVQALKGVNLSIADGEYVSVTGPSGSGKSTMLNILGLLDRPTVGEYRLGGVLTGVLDEDERAAVRARQLGFVFQAFHLMSRRTALQNVLLPMLYNGTPRAERDGRARMALERVGLRHRIDFLPGALSGGERQRVAVARAVASRPRVLLADEPTGNLDQATSAEIMSLFEELHADGLTFVVITHDEGVARRASRRIRLADGRVDEAA, from the coding sequence ATGACGGCCGCAACGCCTGCACCGGCCATCGATCTCCGGGACGTCACCCGGTCCTTCCCGGGGCCCCCGGAGGTGCAGGCGCTCAAGGGCGTCAACCTGTCGATCGCCGACGGCGAATACGTCTCGGTCACCGGTCCGAGCGGATCGGGCAAGTCCACGATGCTGAACATCCTCGGGCTGCTCGACCGCCCCACGGTCGGCGAGTACCGGCTGGGCGGGGTCCTGACCGGAGTGCTGGACGAGGACGAGCGGGCCGCCGTGCGCGCCCGCCAGCTCGGCTTCGTGTTCCAGGCCTTCCACCTGATGTCCCGGCGGACCGCGCTGCAGAACGTGCTGCTGCCCATGCTCTACAACGGCACACCGCGCGCGGAGCGCGACGGGCGAGCCCGGATGGCCCTCGAGCGGGTGGGTCTGCGGCACCGCATCGACTTCCTGCCCGGGGCCCTCTCCGGAGGCGAGCGGCAGCGGGTCGCCGTCGCCCGGGCCGTGGCCTCCCGGCCTCGGGTGCTGCTGGCCGACGAGCCGACCGGGAACCTGGACCAGGCGACGTCCGCGGAGATCATGTCCCTCTTCGAGGAGCTGCACGCCGACGGCCTGACCTTCGTGGTCATCACCCACGACGAGGGCGTCGCACGACGGGCCTCGCGGCGCATCCGGCTCGCCGACGGCCGCGTCGACGAGGCGGCATGA
- a CDS encoding ABC transporter permease, giving the protein MTGEDRPPLRARLPFRLFRSRPRRPGPEPDPWPVAPADRFRLSDLLGEATADIGSRPGRLVTTIVGTVLGIAALITTVGLAQTAAGQIARQFDANAATQLVVSPRTANTAGGATVAAGALPWDAVSRLERLSGIESVALLAEVSLPEAVVTAVPVNDPSQPPSAPPPIYAASEELLDTVGGRLATGRFFDAGHDERADRVAVLGFRAAERLGVQRIDTQPSVFVDGIAYAVVGVVRSVDVRGELLDAVILPTRTARADFGLVAPGNAQARIAVGAGPQLRTQAALTLAPDDPESLEVRAPSGRSELGRDVQADVNVVFVVLAVIVLLAGGVGIANVTMLSVLERVGEIGLRRAVGATGRQIAGQFVAESVVIGLLGGSSARRWACSPSCSSRWPGAGPRSSTPGSPWAAPRSVASSVSWPAACRRVAQPGSNRSTPSAAAPDAGRLDSQG; this is encoded by the coding sequence ATGACGGGAGAGGACCGGCCGCCCCTCCGCGCCCGGCTTCCGTTCCGCCTGTTCCGGTCGCGCCCGCGTCGGCCCGGCCCGGAGCCCGACCCGTGGCCGGTGGCACCGGCCGACCGGTTCCGCCTCTCCGACCTGCTCGGCGAGGCCACCGCAGACATCGGATCGCGGCCCGGCCGGCTGGTGACGACGATCGTGGGCACGGTGCTGGGCATCGCCGCGCTGATCACCACCGTCGGTCTCGCCCAGACCGCAGCGGGCCAGATCGCCCGGCAGTTCGACGCCAACGCCGCCACCCAGCTGGTGGTCAGCCCGAGGACGGCGAACACGGCTGGCGGCGCCACCGTGGCCGCCGGGGCGCTGCCCTGGGACGCCGTCTCCCGCCTGGAGCGGCTGTCCGGGATCGAGTCCGTGGCCCTGCTCGCGGAGGTCTCGCTGCCCGAGGCGGTGGTGACCGCGGTGCCGGTGAACGACCCGTCGCAACCGCCGAGTGCCCCACCGCCGATCTACGCGGCCTCGGAGGAGCTGCTCGACACCGTCGGCGGACGACTGGCCACCGGCCGGTTCTTCGACGCCGGCCACGACGAGCGGGCCGACCGGGTCGCGGTCCTGGGCTTCCGGGCGGCGGAGCGCCTGGGTGTCCAACGCATCGACACGCAGCCCTCGGTGTTCGTCGACGGCATCGCGTACGCCGTCGTGGGCGTGGTCCGGTCGGTCGACGTCCGGGGGGAGCTGCTCGATGCGGTGATCCTGCCCACCCGGACCGCGCGGGCCGACTTCGGTCTGGTCGCGCCCGGGAACGCCCAGGCGCGCATCGCCGTCGGAGCCGGTCCACAACTGCGCACCCAGGCCGCCCTGACCCTGGCACCCGACGATCCGGAGAGCCTGGAGGTGAGAGCTCCGAGCGGTCGGTCGGAGCTGGGGCGGGACGTGCAGGCCGACGTCAACGTGGTGTTCGTCGTCCTGGCCGTGATCGTGCTCCTCGCCGGCGGGGTGGGCATCGCCAACGTGACGATGCTGTCGGTGCTGGAGCGGGTCGGCGAGATCGGCCTCCGCCGGGCCGTCGGCGCGACCGGACGCCAGATCGCCGGCCAGTTCGTGGCCGAGTCTGTCGTCATCGGTCTGCTCGGGGGCTCATCGGCGCGGCGCTGGGCGTGTTCGCCGTCGTGCTCGTCTCGGTGGCCCGGAGCTGGGCCCCGGTCGTCGACCCCTGGATCGCCCTGGGCGGCGCCGCGCTCGGTGGCGTCGTCGGTCTCGTGGCCGGCGGCCTGCCGGCGCGTCGCGCAGCCCGGATCGAACCGGTCGACGCCCTCCGCGGCGGCACCTGACGCGGGGCGACTGGACTCTCAGGGTTGA